Within Telopea speciosissima isolate NSW1024214 ecotype Mountain lineage chromosome 8, Tspe_v1, whole genome shotgun sequence, the genomic segment ATCATGCATGTAAGGTGTTGTCTAAATGACTAGTCAAATGCTAGGCAAATGGTCGTGGGTAGTcatttgagggagacaccagCTGCTTTTTGGCAACTCTAATATTTCAAAAACGTGGAGATGCCATCCTCTTCCACTGCTAATTCTGGGCAGATATTGCTAAGtaatacaaaaaaaagggaGTACCCAGTGCCCAAAGCTCCTgccattgcagggtctgggactctggggtcataatgtacgcagccttacccccgttttgcaaagaggctgtttccaaactcgaaccccCGACCAATAGGTGGCAATGGAGCAACCAAATAAAACTTATGATTTCATTGCTTAGCAATATTGCTAAGTAATAATAGTTTATTAATTTGTTGATTTGAATACATGTGGTGTTGCACATTCTAACCAAATAACACTTGATACATtacataagaaaagaaaagtgacaCTTCAGCAAATTCTCTTTACTCCATTTTCCTTCAACAACCTCCCCGCCATAGTTCAAGTTTTACCAAAATTTCGCTAAATATTTAGAGgatggaccttggtgcaacagtacggttgctccattgcgaccaagtggtcacaggttcgagtctcctctccgcgaagcgggggtaacgctgcatacattatgaccctccccagaccttgtagtggcgggagcctcgcgcaatgggtacgcccttttttcaATAGATGTCGAAATGAAAGCTCAAACAATACGCAAAGAACACAGAATTTCAGGCGAAATTTAGACGAAATGTATCGGTTCGACCGAAATGATACATTTCCTTAATATAAAACCCAATATTCAAAtgaaatgggtcaaaatttcgaccCATTTCGTGAACTTCGCTAGTTTCGACAAAAAGGTTTGGGGAAACTTGgcttttgtgatttttggccaaatcactccTATACAAGAGTAGTGCAATTTTTGTATTCTTGACTCCCATATCTTCGACTCTTTGTAATGAATCATGTATAATAATTGATAATTAGGAAAtggtttaaaattttatatctattCGTTCCTAAtgtaattttagttgttttaatgtAATTACATGTATTCTAGTACTAAATTTTGTATGGAATAGGCCATATTAAAGAGTGTATACAGCAGCTTACCGCGTATACTACCAACCTAGAgtccaagtaccattttgggtgtgtttcttttaaatcgaaaagtttcactatgtttagagggccATTTGACCCTAGAAGTTTTGGGACCTAATTTATCCCTTTGGGCCCGAACACCCTCACTCGAAACCAACTACCAAAACCTTCCAGGTTTAGATCAAAATTTCGAGGTTCTgagaaatattttggttttgagccCAGTCGAAACCAGGCTCGAAACAGAAACATGGAACTATGCTTCCCTCCCCACTTTATCCCTGCAAATTCCTATACATTGCCCtactgatttcttctcttttctggtCTCCACTCAAGTATCTAATAGAGATCCACCATTACTGAACCCTTGTCATTCATGAGAAACTCTCCTAAGCCAGAGTCCGTATCCAAGAGCAAAGTATCAACCGAGAAATAGACAAAACtcctttaaaaatgaatttcaaAGATGAATTTAGGTTAGAATTTCTGTCAAAAGCTAGGAAATTTTTGTCCAGAAAAAATGAGAGGACCAGCGAGGATAACAGgcagttccccccccccccccaacaacccCCAGGAAATGAGATAAACTAAGCTCTTTAGTTTATGGCATGTTAGAATACCTATAATATAATATAGAACTTTTGAGTTGTTTTCAACTACTACTAATACTATCTAAGAATAGATTGTGCATTTCCCTGAGTTGGGTGAAATTCAAGTAACTAACCCCAATCATACCGAAGTGGTTCATAACTTAAAGATTCACCCAACAAGACTAGGGTTTTATGGTTAGGAGGGCCAATACTACTTGTCATGTTCCATTTGTCGGACAATTATGTGTCTTTCGTCTGCTTGATTTTGACAGAAGGGATCTCAAAGGTAGATTACGCATCTtggttcttttaattttcaaacagTAGTTATCATCTATAACTCAAATATAGATACCTATGTTGCCACAAGTTTAATAAATAAGGGATATTTTGCAAATCACCATAATGACACTAATCCAGCTATGCACAAGGTAGTTGGAGGAGAAGATTAAAAAAGCATTAACAAAGATGGAAAGGTATTTACCTGGCCCAGAACCAAAACTACATTGGCATTGAGTGTGTCAATTGCATGTAGAAGTAACTGCAACCAGAATACTAAGTTtgaaaagaacataaaaaatatagTGATATAAATTCCATCAGAAAGAAAAGTAATTCTGCACTGAAACACTAGATAGTCAGTATTTGAGCAAAATTACCTCATAACCAACACCTTCTATCCATCCCATGGTATTAATCACCATACCAGCAGCACGAGCTTCAGCATTACCAGAAAATtgtttttctagggtttgagAAAGCTCCTTCACAAGCACCTTGTACAACTCTGCATTTACACTGTGAAGTATCACTTTGAAAAATGCCTCTTAAGATCAGACATAGATGCATCACTTTTAAAATGGCTCTTAAGATTGGACACAGAAACACGTTAGTTTGTATTAAGTTGCCATAGGTGATAGGCTACCCAAGCTTTCAAAAATAATGGTTGTTTAATCAATGAAACATCAAAATCTTTCAAAGTAAAGTTTCTAGTTGAGAATGCAAATTTTGTTACCTAGGGGTTGtatgcccaaaaaagtagacAAGGGGCATTTCAAGAGGGATTCCTTCCACTGGATCTATTGGCATTTCGATCGGAGTAGCAGCAATGCATCCTGGAACGGTTATACATCCCTGGCCAATATCCAAGTCTACAAAAGTGGGTTTCCATCCTTGTTTAGCTGCCCAGCTAAGAAGCATCTTTGACAAGGTACTCTTTCCTGAATCTGTCGGTCCCACAACAATCACCCTGGGGCCCTGAACCACTAAGAGTATCATTACCCAAGATTCAAAGTAAAACAATGGAAGAACAGAAAGGATCTATGATGGATTTTCTGAGACACAAACACCGATCAACAAGATATTGGATGTCACTAAACTGCATGTAAAATGTATTCAGCTTCCAATTTCCATGCATATTGGCAGCCTACTTATCTCTCCAGACACATATCCTCTGTACCTAATTCCTCTCCAGCATAGGGAAAGACTATACAGTCCTCAGAAGGTATCATACTGAAAAAcaaacaacatttttttttccccttgttgGCCATAGAACACGAGAAGTTTCAACCCCACAACTAATGGAGGAACATTCATGCAATTTTCACAAATAGTGAAAATACCTTTTTAGATTTTACAAGGTACCTGTGAACTGTCACACATGCATAACAATACCTGAGAAGAATCAGAGTCACTGGTTGAGGATGCTTTGGCACGATTCCTCCGCCCTTCCAATATGGCATGTACATTTACATAGCTTATCATAGGTGTCTAAATTGAACATTAGAAAGGCATTATTCGTCAAGCAAGCAACCACAATAACAAACAAACTACAAATAGAAATCTATGTGAGAAGGTTTTGGTCAAAGAATCTATTGCTCAATACAAGTAGTTAATATGAAGCAGAACAATGAAGCAAACCTCATCTGCAGTATAATCAGTCTCAGTAATCCCATCCAATTCAATTGTGGCGCCATACCAAGTGAAAACCTGATATATGCGATTTGAACTTGTGTAAATAAGAGTTTGAGAGAGGATGAAAGGTCAATAAATGATTCAACCGTTAAGATGTTGCTTTAAGATAGATTCaacaaaatatttttccaaaacTGGCAACGACTCTGAAATATTCTAATTATTATAGATAACTGAAATTGAAAAGCACTTCAAGGCACTTTGAACTATTTTTGTCGCCGAGAAACTTACTAGTTTCTGAAAAGACGCTTTAGGAAGCAGAACTGAAAAATTagtaaattttgaaaattttattatcCATGACCGAATGAGATTCACACACTGAGAAGGTCCACTTGGAAGATGAAACCCTCGTCTCAAAACATAATTCTAGTCAGCAATTGAAAATATGAATTTGGATATCCCGCAGATGGGACAAGCTCCGATTATTAGATATTGCAATTACTTACCTTGAATGGTTTTCTGATTGATAGTAGTTTTGATAAGCAAACACAATGCTGGGCTTTTGGCCCCGAACGAAAATGAACTACTGGGTTCACTGTTTCGATTGCTTACaagaaatcaataaaaaaaaaaaaaagaagaaagaaatgatgGCTTACAGCGAATTTGAGACGAGGAGGGAAAGTAAGCCAAATTTCGGGAGGGAGTTCGGTGCCAAAGATTTCTGCAGTGCCAGTGAGAAGACGGAGGCGAAGAGGAGATTCAATGCCGACTTCGACCCTCAGCTCGCACTCTTTGTCCAGCTTCACCTGTCTTATCGCCGTCGACGAGGACGACGACAGTCCCCCAAGCCCTGGCGCACCCCCACCACCTGCGTAAGCCATGTCCAACTCTAGCCAACTCCCCGCTCCTCTCAACTTCTTGAGTCTTGCCTGCACTTCTCTTGGGTTTCAAAACCTAGCGCCAAAACGAGCTAAAACCTGGCAAGTGGGAGGGAATGCACAGCttggtttcttctctgttgGTTGGAACTCGGAGAAGCCGAAAAGACTGAGCGGTTTACAGTAGAATgttaaatataattttatttacaaTAAAATTATAAACTCTTATTCAAGAGCATGTTTAGTTAAAGAAAGCatagtttttttgggttttttttttttttttttttttgtatttttggtaaaaaaaaaaatcactttgcaTTGGAATTGGGCCAAATTGTCATACACAAAATTAACATAACATTTCTAGTCAGAGAGTCCGtaatgttatttttattttttttaatgaaaaaaagaatattatattactaaaaatatgacaaattagtacAATGTTCATACATATAAGATAATTCTGGCCTAATAACTAGAGTAGCCTTATATTTTAACCAGGTTAGTAACCTATGGTTTGTTATAAATCGAAAAATAATATCTTTAGACTTGTTCGAAATTTGCAGAAAATAAGAGTTTAAAAGGCCAAGGAGATTGGGATGGAAT encodes:
- the LOC122672763 gene encoding protein CLP1 homolog yields the protein MAYAGGGGAPGLGGLSSSSSTAIRQVKLDKECELRVEVGIESPLRLRLLTGTAEIFGTELPPEIWLTFPPRLKFAVFTWYGATIELDGITETDYTADETPMISYVNVHAILEGRRNRAKASSTSDSDSSQGPRVIVVGPTDSGKSTLSKMLLSWAAKQGWKPTFVDLDIGQGCITVPGCIAATPIEMPIDPVEGIPLEMPLVYFFGHTTPSVNAELYKVLVKELSQTLEKQFSGNAEARAAGMVINTMGWIEGVGYELLLHAIDTLNANVVLVLGQEKLCSMLKDVLRNKPHVDVVKLQRSGGVVSRNAKVRQKARSYRIREYFYGIANDLSPHSNLVSFSDLFVYRIGGGPQAPRSALPIGAEPAADPMRLVPVNINRDLIHLVLAVSYAKEPDQIISSNIAGFIYITDIDIPRKKITYLAPSAGDLPSRYLIVGTLTWIET